Proteins encoded within one genomic window of Gallus gallus isolate bGalGal1 chromosome 1, bGalGal1.mat.broiler.GRCg7b, whole genome shotgun sequence:
- the GPR22 gene encoding G-protein coupled receptor 22 isoform X1 encodes MKRKSNCNKRMCFSPILEGNMQFESNFTVRDAIDDIDTNMYRPLSYALSFQVSLTGFLMLEIVLGLGSNLTVLVLYCMKSNLINSVSNIITMNLHVLDVIICVGCIPLTIVILLLSLESNTALICCFHEACVSFASVSTAINVFAITLDRYDISVKPANRILTMGRAVILMTSIWIISLFAFLIPFIEVNFFSLQSASTWENKTLLCVSANEYHTELGMYYHLLVQIPIFFFTVVVMLITYTKILQALNIRIGTRFTTGQKKKARKKKTISLTTQHETTDMSQSSAGRNVVFGVRTSVSVIIALRRAVKRHRERRERQKRVFRMSLLIISTFLLCWTPISVLNTTILCLGPSDLLVKLRLCFLVMAYGTTIFHPLLYAFTRQKFQKVLKSKMKKRVVSIVEADPMPNNAVIHNSWIEPKRNKKITFEDNEVRQKCLVPQVVTD; translated from the exons ATGAA gagaaaaagcaaCTGCAACAAAAGAATGTGTTTCTCCCCCATTCTGGAAGGCAACATGCAGTTTGAATCTAACTTCACAGTTCGAGATGCCATTGATGACATCGACACCAACATGTACCGACCACTGTCATATGCATTAAGCTTTCAAGTGTCTCTCACTGGATTTTTGATGTTAGAAATTGTTTTGGGACTTGGCAGCAACCTCACCGTGCTGGTACTTTACTGTATGAAATCCAACTTAATCAATTCTGTCAGTAACATAATTACAATGAACCTTCACGTACTTGATGTAATAATTTGTGTGGGATGTATTCCTCTTACTATAGTTATCCTTCTGCTTTCACTGGAGAGTAACACTGCTCTGATCTGCTGCTTCCACGAGGCTTGTGTCTCTTTTGCAAGCGTTTCGACCGCAATCAATGTCTTTGCTATCACTCTGGACCGATACGACATCTCTGTCAAGCCTGCCAACCGAATTCTGACCATGGGAAGGGCTGTGATACTAATGACATCAATATGGATCATTTCGCTTTTTGCCTTCCTGATTCCTTTCATTGAAGTCAatttcttcagtcttcaaaGCGCAAGTACTTGGGAGAACAAAACGCTGCTGTGTGTCAGCGCAAACGAGTACCACACCGAGCTAGGGATGTACTACCACCTCCTCGTCCAGATCCCAATCTTCTTCTTCACCGTGGTAGTGATGCTAATCACGTACACCAAAATACTCCAGGCTCTTAATATCCGAATCGGCACAAGATTTACAACGggacaaaagaagaaagctcgaaagaaaaaaactatttcTCTCACCACGCAGCACGAGACCACGGACATGTCGCAGAGCAGCGCAGGAAGAAACGTGGTCTTTGGCGTAAGGACTTCCGTGTCTGTGATCATTGCCCTGCGCCGAGCCGTGAAGCGGCACCGGGAGCGACGAGAGCGGCAGAAGAGAGTCTTCAGAATGTCCCTCCTGATCATTTCcaccttcctgctctgctggacACCCATCTCCGTTCTAAACACCACAATCTTGTGTTTGGGCCCAAGTGACCTTTTGGTAAAGTTGCGCTTATGTTTTCTAGTCATGGCATACGGAACAACTATTTTTCACCCTCTACTTTATGCATTCACGAGGCAAAAATTTCAGAAAGTTCTGAAAAGTAAGATGAAGAAACGAGTTGTTTCAATCGTGGAAGCAGATCCCATGCCAAATAACGCTGTCATACACAACTCATGGATAGAGCCTAAACGGAACAAAAAGATCACCTTCGAAGACAACGAAGTAAGGCAGAAATGTTTAGTACCTCAGGTTGTCACTGACTAG
- the GPR22 gene encoding G-protein coupled receptor 22 isoform X2 — MCFSPILEGNMQFESNFTVRDAIDDIDTNMYRPLSYALSFQVSLTGFLMLEIVLGLGSNLTVLVLYCMKSNLINSVSNIITMNLHVLDVIICVGCIPLTIVILLLSLESNTALICCFHEACVSFASVSTAINVFAITLDRYDISVKPANRILTMGRAVILMTSIWIISLFAFLIPFIEVNFFSLQSASTWENKTLLCVSANEYHTELGMYYHLLVQIPIFFFTVVVMLITYTKILQALNIRIGTRFTTGQKKKARKKKTISLTTQHETTDMSQSSAGRNVVFGVRTSVSVIIALRRAVKRHRERRERQKRVFRMSLLIISTFLLCWTPISVLNTTILCLGPSDLLVKLRLCFLVMAYGTTIFHPLLYAFTRQKFQKVLKSKMKKRVVSIVEADPMPNNAVIHNSWIEPKRNKKITFEDNEVRQKCLVPQVVTD, encoded by the coding sequence ATGTGTTTCTCCCCCATTCTGGAAGGCAACATGCAGTTTGAATCTAACTTCACAGTTCGAGATGCCATTGATGACATCGACACCAACATGTACCGACCACTGTCATATGCATTAAGCTTTCAAGTGTCTCTCACTGGATTTTTGATGTTAGAAATTGTTTTGGGACTTGGCAGCAACCTCACCGTGCTGGTACTTTACTGTATGAAATCCAACTTAATCAATTCTGTCAGTAACATAATTACAATGAACCTTCACGTACTTGATGTAATAATTTGTGTGGGATGTATTCCTCTTACTATAGTTATCCTTCTGCTTTCACTGGAGAGTAACACTGCTCTGATCTGCTGCTTCCACGAGGCTTGTGTCTCTTTTGCAAGCGTTTCGACCGCAATCAATGTCTTTGCTATCACTCTGGACCGATACGACATCTCTGTCAAGCCTGCCAACCGAATTCTGACCATGGGAAGGGCTGTGATACTAATGACATCAATATGGATCATTTCGCTTTTTGCCTTCCTGATTCCTTTCATTGAAGTCAatttcttcagtcttcaaaGCGCAAGTACTTGGGAGAACAAAACGCTGCTGTGTGTCAGCGCAAACGAGTACCACACCGAGCTAGGGATGTACTACCACCTCCTCGTCCAGATCCCAATCTTCTTCTTCACCGTGGTAGTGATGCTAATCACGTACACCAAAATACTCCAGGCTCTTAATATCCGAATCGGCACAAGATTTACAACGggacaaaagaagaaagctcgaaagaaaaaaactatttcTCTCACCACGCAGCACGAGACCACGGACATGTCGCAGAGCAGCGCAGGAAGAAACGTGGTCTTTGGCGTAAGGACTTCCGTGTCTGTGATCATTGCCCTGCGCCGAGCCGTGAAGCGGCACCGGGAGCGACGAGAGCGGCAGAAGAGAGTCTTCAGAATGTCCCTCCTGATCATTTCcaccttcctgctctgctggacACCCATCTCCGTTCTAAACACCACAATCTTGTGTTTGGGCCCAAGTGACCTTTTGGTAAAGTTGCGCTTATGTTTTCTAGTCATGGCATACGGAACAACTATTTTTCACCCTCTACTTTATGCATTCACGAGGCAAAAATTTCAGAAAGTTCTGAAAAGTAAGATGAAGAAACGAGTTGTTTCAATCGTGGAAGCAGATCCCATGCCAAATAACGCTGTCATACACAACTCATGGATAGAGCCTAAACGGAACAAAAAGATCACCTTCGAAGACAACGAAGTAAGGCAGAAATGTTTAGTACCTCAGGTTGTCACTGACTAG